One window of Bacillus sp. (in: firmicutes) genomic DNA carries:
- a CDS encoding class I SAM-dependent methyltransferase has translation MSKEQWDKSFSDKDYIYGENENAFINNVSRIIPKKSKIGCFAEGEGRNAVYLAKLGHDVTAYDQSMVGLLKTKNLASKKNVTVETIEIDLTKEKVKTNQYDVAIMVFGHVPKKDQQFLIESMIGSVKPGGTIIFEVYSEDQLKYETGGPKSIEMLYDPADILDWIKGYKCIHFYYGEAERNEGKKHIGLGHVIQVIIKK, from the coding sequence ATGTCAAAAGAACAATGGGATAAGAGTTTTTCAGATAAAGATTATATTTACGGTGAAAATGAAAATGCATTTATAAACAATGTAAGTAGAATCATTCCGAAAAAATCTAAAATTGGCTGTTTTGCCGAAGGTGAGGGCCGAAATGCGGTTTATTTAGCAAAACTTGGCCATGACGTGACCGCTTATGATCAATCAATGGTCGGTCTTCTGAAAACGAAAAATTTAGCTAGTAAAAAAAATGTTACTGTCGAAACAATTGAGATTGATTTAACGAAAGAAAAAGTTAAAACAAATCAATATGACGTTGCAATCATGGTATTTGGCCACGTCCCTAAAAAAGACCAGCAATTTTTAATAGAGAGCATGATTGGATCAGTAAAACCTGGTGGGACTATCATTTTTGAAGTATACTCCGAAGACCAACTCAAGTATGAAACAGGCGGTCCCAAATCGATTGAAATGTTATACGATCCAGCGGATATCCTAGATTGGATTAAAGGTTACAAATGTATCCATTTTTATTACGGTGAAGCAGAGCGGAATGAAGGAAAAAAACATATAGGTTTAGGCCATGTAATTCAAGTCATTATAAAGAAATGA
- a CDS encoding arsenic resistance protein, translating to MRKLYVFPQKHLMLSVPLTLLLGFLLGSFIDTTFLKPTILIGTIVMIYATMVGFKFNELTSKKGNKILGYSLFINFLLIPVVAFILGKFLLLEHPIMFAGLALSALLPTSGMTISWTAIHKGNVPAAIKLTVFGLILGSLATPWYLLLMVGQYVEVDILNTIQTILLVVFVPMILGHLTFKWFVKKYTLEKFQKTIKPNFGPLSIWGMLYVVFVSVSMKAEMILNNLQLIVLALLVLILFYLINYVISTLFATSFLNREDGIALVNGTVLRNLSIAVGLAANSFGAEAALIVTIAFIVQQQSIVYYGKVASKRWFKEKNIDSAQIKSSLS from the coding sequence GTGAGAAAGCTGTATGTATTTCCACAGAAACATTTAATGCTCAGCGTTCCATTAACTTTATTGCTTGGATTTTTGCTTGGGTCGTTCATAGATACAACTTTTTTAAAGCCAACGATTTTAATTGGTACGATAGTAATGATTTATGCGACAATGGTAGGTTTTAAATTCAACGAATTAACATCAAAGAAAGGAAATAAAATACTTGGGTATTCACTATTCATTAATTTTCTTCTGATACCTGTGGTTGCCTTTATACTAGGAAAATTTTTATTACTTGAACATCCGATTATGTTTGCAGGTTTGGCTTTATCGGCTTTATTGCCTACAAGTGGAATGACGATTTCATGGACAGCGATTCATAAAGGAAACGTTCCAGCAGCAATTAAACTAACTGTTTTCGGCCTAATTTTAGGATCTTTAGCTACACCTTGGTATTTATTGCTCATGGTTGGACAGTATGTGGAAGTTGATATTTTGAACACGATTCAAACGATTTTACTAGTTGTCTTTGTTCCAATGATTTTGGGGCATCTAACATTTAAATGGTTCGTTAAAAAGTATACATTGGAAAAATTTCAGAAAACGATTAAGCCTAATTTTGGTCCCTTAAGTATATGGGGAATGCTATATGTTGTCTTTGTTAGCGTTAGTATGAAAGCTGAAATGATTCTTAATAATCTACAGCTTATTGTACTGGCATTACTTGTTTTAATTTTGTTTTATTTAATCAATTACGTAATTAGTACATTATTCGCTACATCTTTTTTAAATCGTGAAGATGGAATTGCCTTAGTCAATGGAACCGTGTTACGAAATTTATCGATTGCGGTTGGATTGGCTGCTAATTCATTTGGAGCAGAAGCTGCCTTAATTGTAACAATTGCTTTTATCGTCCAACAACAAAGCATCGTTTATTATGGAAAAGTAGCATCAAAGCGTTGGTTTAAAGAAAAAAATATTGATTCCGCACAAATAAAATCATCATTATCTTAA
- a CDS encoding type II toxin-antitoxin system VapC family toxin: MAKVIFDTNFYTDLLSGYPKVVETFKKHILENDSILMPSIIMHEVLSNTKYEIELATQQAVDRYIRLSDNNIIGLTEQIAKKAAEIRRHYRIHYNNKLKAPDAIIAATAILYGAILISNNYNDFKHAISDLGLNFFNPIDDQKDLQKHRDSLKN; encoded by the coding sequence ATGGCTAAAGTAATATTTGATACAAATTTTTATACTGATTTGTTAAGCGGTTATCCTAAAGTTGTAGAAACCTTTAAAAAGCATATTTTAGAAAATGACTCCATTTTAATGCCATCTATTATAATGCATGAAGTTCTTTCTAACACCAAATATGAGATAGAGCTTGCAACTCAACAGGCTGTGGACAGATATATTCGTTTATCAGATAATAATATCATTGGCTTAACTGAGCAAATCGCAAAAAAAGCAGCCGAAATAAGAAGGCATTATCGAATTCATTACAATAATAAGCTAAAAGCTCCAGATGCAATTATTGCCGCAACTGCAATATTGTACGGTGCAATATTAATCAGCAACAATTATAACGATTTCAAACATGCAATAAGTGATTTAGGATTAAATTTTTTTAATCCTATTGATGACCAAAAAGATTTACAAAAACATCGAGACTCCCTTAAAAACTAG
- a CDS encoding DNA-3-methyladenine glycosylase 2 family protein encodes MWQEQMELEGPYNFDRVIERHAIDPLNQVDLQKRLIKVPILIDKNRYVVEVVGLGTIHNPVFKLTGKNTEQKEAQIKSISEIFQWNIPLKNINQHFLKTDLSGLFQEHFGTPLILDFDLFSCITKCIIHQQLNLSFAHTLTERFVKTYGTEIEGVWFYPKPETVAAITVEQLRELQFSGRKAEYVIGLGKLVAEGALDLEALSRKSEEGIFNQLIKIRGIGAWTIQNFLLFGLGRPNLFPATDIGIQNALKKLYHLERKPTLEEIERYKHGWEPYLSYASLYLWRSIE; translated from the coding sequence ATGTGGCAGGAACAAATGGAGCTTGAAGGTCCGTACAATTTTGACAGGGTGATTGAACGTCATGCAATTGATCCATTAAATCAAGTAGACTTACAAAAACGTTTAATAAAAGTTCCCATTTTAATAGATAAAAATCGATATGTGGTTGAAGTTGTAGGACTTGGCACAATACATAATCCAGTTTTTAAACTTACTGGTAAAAACACGGAGCAAAAAGAAGCGCAAATAAAAAGCATTTCGGAAATTTTCCAATGGAACATACCTTTAAAAAATATCAATCAGCATTTTCTAAAAACAGATTTAAGCGGGCTATTTCAAGAGCATTTTGGAACACCGCTTATACTTGATTTTGATTTGTTTAGTTGTATTACGAAATGCATTATTCATCAGCAATTAAATTTATCGTTTGCCCATACATTAACAGAACGTTTTGTCAAAACATATGGTACGGAAATAGAGGGTGTTTGGTTTTATCCAAAACCTGAAACAGTGGCGGCAATAACCGTTGAACAATTGCGGGAACTGCAATTCAGCGGTAGAAAAGCAGAATATGTAATTGGGCTTGGTAAATTAGTGGCAGAAGGCGCTTTGGATCTTGAGGCTTTATCAAGAAAATCAGAAGAGGGAATTTTCAATCAATTAATCAAAATTCGCGGGATTGGCGCATGGACGATACAAAATTTCCTTTTATTCGGCCTTGGTAGACCGAATCTTTTTCCAGCAACAGATATTGGCATTCAAAATGCTTTAAAAAAATTGTATCACCTTGAAAGAAAACCAACATTAGAAGAAATCGAACGATACAAACATGGTTGGGAGCCTTATTTGAGCTATGCTTCTTTGTATTTGTGGCGGAGTATCGAATAA
- the yidC gene encoding membrane protein insertase YidC, with product MELKFFQAIFVNPFLQAIHGIAILFNDNYGISIIIITLIIRLILMPFMLKQYKNQQLLKTKMENIKPEMATIQEKIKNTKDKQEERVLQQELISLYSKHGINPLNMGCLPLLIQMPILMGLYYAIRGSHEIATHSFLWFSLGQPDIGITLIAGIVYFVQIKVTQSSFPIEQQKQMKFMGFLYPIMIIMISMNAPAALPLYWAVGGIYLVLQSLLSKKLYHSSLDTKATSNDIG from the coding sequence ATAGAATTGAAATTTTTCCAAGCAATCTTTGTTAACCCATTTTTGCAGGCGATTCATGGAATTGCCATATTGTTTAATGACAATTATGGTATTTCGATTATTATCATTACGTTAATCATTAGGCTTATCTTAATGCCATTTATGCTTAAACAATATAAAAATCAACAGCTTCTAAAGACAAAAATGGAAAATATAAAGCCGGAGATGGCAACAATACAAGAAAAAATAAAGAATACAAAAGATAAACAAGAAGAGCGGGTCCTTCAGCAGGAATTAATCTCGCTTTATTCCAAGCATGGAATCAATCCATTAAATATGGGTTGCCTGCCGCTTCTTATTCAAATGCCTATCCTAATGGGATTATATTATGCCATCCGAGGTTCGCACGAGATTGCAACACATTCTTTTTTATGGTTTAGCCTTGGACAACCCGACATAGGCATTACTCTCATTGCAGGTATCGTTTACTTTGTTCAAATTAAAGTAACACAATCGTCTTTCCCAATTGAGCAACAGAAACAAATGAAGTTCATGGGTTTTCTTTATCCAATTATGATTATCATGATTTCTATGAATGCGCCAGCTGCCCTGCCATTATACTGGGCAGTGGGTGGAATTTACTTAGTGCTTCAGTCACTACTTAGTAAAAAGTTATACCATTCATCCCTTGATACAAAAGCTACAAGCAATGACATTGGGTAA
- a CDS encoding DMT family transporter, which yields MKLLLPLLALLGGAAVAIQGQINGGLGKKVGVIETSFISFSIGTLALFFIVIFFGKGDLLAVSTVPKWQLTGGLLGAFYVVIAVLVVPRLGVAGSFMAIITGQIILGALIDHFGLFGGDKIPIDGKKALAILLLFFSIYLFNKN from the coding sequence ATGAAGCTTTTACTTCCATTATTAGCATTGCTTGGTGGCGCAGCTGTTGCTATACAAGGTCAAATAAATGGCGGATTAGGTAAAAAGGTTGGTGTTATCGAGACTTCATTTATATCATTTTCAATAGGTACGTTAGCACTATTTTTTATCGTTATATTTTTTGGTAAAGGCGATTTGTTAGCTGTTTCTACTGTGCCAAAGTGGCAATTAACAGGTGGGTTATTGGGAGCATTTTATGTTGTGATTGCGGTCCTAGTTGTTCCTAGATTGGGTGTGGCAGGATCATTTATGGCGATTATTACGGGACAAATTATTTTAGGTGCCTTGATTGACCATTTTGGTCTTTTTGGAGGAGACAAAATTCCAATTGATGGTAAGAAAGCCTTAGCGATTCTCTTGCTTTTTTTCTCAATCTATTTATTTAACAAAAACTAA
- the nadE gene encoding ammonia-dependent NAD(+) synthetase gives MRPLQKKIIEELKVLPVIDVEEEIRKSIDLMKNYFKKYSFFQTMVLGLSLGQDSTLAGKLAQMAVNELNEETGSANYKFIGVRLPYGEQKDQEDEKSVLQFIKPDVLHTVDIKPAVDSGVAALKKAGIEVSDFVKGNIKARERMIVQYSIGAMYYGVVLGTDHAAEAIVGFYTKFGDGAADLMPLYRLNKRQGKMILKHLNCPKALYEKVPTADLEDNKPLLPDEAAIGVTYEEIDDYLEGKEIAEKSAEKIEQWYVKSQHKRKGPITVFDEWWK, from the coding sequence ATGCGACCATTACAAAAAAAAATTATCGAGGAATTGAAAGTACTGCCAGTCATTGATGTCGAAGAGGAAATCCGAAAGAGTATTGATTTGATGAAAAACTACTTTAAAAAATATTCATTTTTCCAAACGATGGTTTTAGGTTTATCGTTAGGCCAAGACTCAACATTAGCGGGTAAATTAGCGCAAATGGCAGTCAATGAACTAAATGAAGAAACAGGTAGTGCCAATTATAAATTTATCGGTGTCCGCTTGCCATACGGTGAACAAAAGGATCAGGAAGATGAAAAATCGGTTTTACAATTTATTAAGCCAGACGTTTTGCATACGGTTGACATTAAGCCAGCAGTGGATTCTGGTGTTGCTGCACTAAAAAAAGCAGGGATTGAAGTATCAGATTTTGTAAAAGGAAATATTAAAGCTCGTGAAAGAATGATTGTCCAATATAGCATTGGGGCCATGTATTATGGCGTTGTGCTAGGGACAGACCATGCAGCTGAAGCCATTGTTGGTTTTTATACGAAATTTGGCGATGGTGCAGCCGATTTAATGCCACTATACCGTTTAAATAAGAGACAAGGGAAAATGATTTTAAAACATTTAAACTGTCCTAAAGCATTATACGAGAAAGTACCGACAGCAGATTTAGAAGATAACAAACCGTTGCTTCCTGATGAAGCCGCAATCGGCGTAACTTACGAAGAAATAGATGATTATTTAGAAGGAAAAGAAATTGCTGAAAAAAGCGCCGAAAAGATTGAACAATGGTATGTAAAATCACAGCATAAAAGAAAAGGACCAATCACTGTTTTTGATGAATGGTGGAAGTGA
- a CDS encoding nicotinate phosphoribosyltransferase: MNKYADDSFALHTDLYQINMAETYWEDNIHNRKAVFELFFRKMPFGNGYAIFAGLERIIEYLNNFKFSKSDLNYLKNELGYGDDFIDYLSTLTFTGTIRAMREGELVFANEPLVRVEATLAEAQLIETALLNIINYQTLIATKASRIKQVIGNQTAMEFGTRRAQEMDAAVWGARATFIGGFDATSNVQAGKLFGIPVSGTHAHSLVQAYKDEYTAFHKYARRHKNCVFLVDTYDTLKSGVPTAIKVAKELGDQIKFVGIRLDSGDLAYLSKEARKMLDEAGFKDTKIVASNDLDEYTIINLKQQGAKIDIWGVGTKLITAYDQPALGAVYKLVAIEDENGEMVDTIKISGNPEKVTTPGLKKIYRIINLRNHKSEGDYIALENENPEEEYQLKMFHPVHTFISKYVTNFEARELHQDIFKNGTLVYGLPTVQEIQKYAKENMGLLWDEYKRSLNPEEYPVDLSQECWNNKMKNIAEVKDKVIQMIK; this comes from the coding sequence ATGAACAAATACGCCGATGACAGCTTTGCTTTGCACACTGATTTATATCAAATTAATATGGCTGAAACATATTGGGAAGACAATATTCATAACCGGAAGGCCGTATTTGAATTATTTTTCCGAAAAATGCCTTTTGGGAATGGATACGCTATTTTTGCCGGACTAGAAAGAATAATTGAATACTTGAATAACTTCAAATTCTCAAAAAGCGATTTAAATTATTTAAAAAATGAATTAGGATATGGCGACGATTTTATTGATTATTTATCCACACTTACATTTACTGGAACAATACGGGCGATGCGAGAAGGGGAGCTTGTTTTTGCTAATGAACCGCTAGTTCGTGTCGAGGCAACTTTAGCGGAAGCGCAGCTCATTGAAACAGCACTATTAAACATTATTAATTACCAAACTCTCATTGCAACAAAAGCATCGAGAATTAAACAAGTCATTGGTAATCAAACAGCAATGGAATTCGGAACGAGAAGAGCTCAGGAAATGGATGCTGCTGTTTGGGGAGCGAGAGCTACTTTTATCGGCGGGTTCGATGCAACAAGTAATGTCCAAGCTGGAAAATTATTTGGCATTCCCGTTTCGGGAACACATGCCCATTCCCTTGTTCAAGCCTATAAAGATGAATATACAGCCTTTCACAAATATGCGCGAAGACATAAAAATTGTGTGTTCTTAGTCGATACGTATGACACGTTGAAGTCAGGAGTACCGACGGCCATTAAAGTGGCCAAGGAGCTAGGAGATCAAATTAAATTTGTGGGCATTCGCTTGGATAGCGGCGATTTAGCTTACTTATCAAAAGAAGCGCGAAAAATGTTAGATGAAGCAGGGTTTAAAGATACGAAAATCGTCGCTTCCAATGATTTAGATGAATACACGATCATTAATTTAAAACAACAAGGTGCAAAAATTGATATATGGGGCGTTGGCACTAAATTAATCACAGCCTATGACCAGCCAGCCCTTGGTGCCGTCTATAAATTAGTGGCAATTGAAGATGAAAATGGGGAAATGGTCGATACGATTAAAATTTCCGGAAATCCAGAGAAGGTAACAACTCCAGGATTGAAAAAAATTTACCGGATTATTAATTTACGAAATCATAAATCTGAAGGCGATTATATTGCTTTGGAAAATGAAAATCCAGAAGAAGAATATCAATTAAAGATGTTTCATCCCGTTCATACCTTTATTAGTAAATATGTAACAAACTTTGAAGCAAGAGAATTGCACCAAGATATCTTTAAAAACGGAACGTTAGTCTACGGGTTACCGACTGTACAGGAAATTCAGAAATATGCAAAAGAAAATATGGGGCTATTATGGGATGAGTATAAGCGTTCTCTGAATCCGGAGGAATACCCTGTTGATTTAAGTCAAGAATGTTGGAATAACAAGATGAAAAATATTGCGGAAGTGAAAGACAAAGTTATTCAGATGATCAAATAA
- a CDS encoding cysteine hydrolase — MKKALINIDYTNDFVHDQGNLTCGIPGQKIAEEITKLTEKFIQEGEFVVFAIDVHKENDSYHPETKLFPPHNLSGTWGRELYGELKAVYEKNQENEQVYWIDKTRYSAFAGTDLEIKLRERGINEIHLVGVCTDICVLHTAVDAYNKGFKIVIHEKAVASFNQTGHEWALAHFKGSLGAEII; from the coding sequence ATGAAAAAAGCTTTAATTAATATTGATTACACAAATGACTTCGTCCATGATCAAGGAAATCTAACTTGCGGAATCCCAGGACAAAAGATTGCTGAAGAAATTACTAAATTAACGGAGAAGTTTATACAGGAGGGGGAGTTTGTCGTATTCGCAATTGATGTTCATAAGGAGAACGACTCCTATCACCCAGAGACAAAGCTTTTTCCGCCACATAATCTTTCTGGTACATGGGGAAGGGAATTGTATGGGGAGCTCAAAGCAGTATACGAAAAAAATCAAGAAAATGAGCAAGTATACTGGATTGATAAAACAAGATATTCCGCTTTTGCTGGTACAGATTTAGAAATAAAATTACGCGAGAGAGGGATAAACGAAATCCATCTAGTCGGCGTCTGCACCGATATTTGTGTACTTCATACCGCTGTTGATGCTTATAATAAGGGCTTTAAAATTGTGATCCATGAAAAAGCTGTTGCTAGTTTTAATCAAACTGGTCATGAATGGGCGTTAGCTCACTTTAAAGGCAGTTTAGGGGCAGAAATTATTTAA
- the xth gene encoding exodeoxyribonuclease III — protein MKLVSWNVNGLRACIQKGFLDYFHKINADIFCVQETKLQAGQVDLQLENYYQYWNYAVKKGYSGTAIFTKDKPLSVTYGIGDNIEETEGRTITLEFEQFYIVNCYTPNSQRDLARLPFRLEWEEHFRKYLIELDRDRPVILCGDLNVAHQEIDLKNFKSNKGNSGFTYEEREKMTSLLEAGFVDTFRYLYPDKEDAYSWWSYMAKVRERNIGWRIDYFIVSKRLIDLVVDSQIHADIMGSDHCPVYLELKINK, from the coding sequence ATGAAACTAGTATCTTGGAACGTGAACGGCCTTAGGGCTTGCATACAAAAAGGATTTTTAGATTATTTTCATAAAATCAATGCTGATATTTTTTGTGTTCAAGAAACGAAACTACAAGCGGGACAAGTAGACTTGCAGCTTGAAAACTATTATCAATATTGGAATTATGCTGTCAAAAAAGGCTACTCAGGTACAGCGATTTTTACAAAAGATAAGCCGTTATCAGTTACATACGGTATTGGCGATAACATCGAGGAAACTGAAGGTAGAACGATTACATTGGAGTTTGAACAGTTTTATATTGTTAATTGTTACACTCCCAACTCACAAAGAGATTTAGCAAGGTTGCCGTTTAGGTTGGAATGGGAGGAACATTTTCGCAAATACCTGATAGAATTAGATCGGGACAGGCCAGTTATTCTATGTGGCGATTTGAATGTCGCTCATCAGGAAATTGATTTAAAAAATTTTAAATCGAACAAAGGAAACTCTGGATTTACTTATGAAGAGCGTGAAAAAATGACGAGCCTACTTGAAGCCGGCTTTGTTGATACCTTTCGATATTTATATCCTGACAAAGAAGATGCTTATTCTTGGTGGTCGTATATGGCTAAAGTGAGAGAACGAAACATTGGCTGGCGGATAGATTATTTTATTGTTTCAAAGCGTTTAATTGATTTAGTAGTAGATTCGCAAATCCATGCCGATATTATGGGAAGCGACCATTGTCCAGTGTATCTTGAATTGAAAATTAATAAATAA
- a CDS encoding Uma2 family endonuclease gives MSTDKTKKFKIKESGLTYDDYAAIDDGNRYELAAGQLQLMSPAPTVTHQMISFELQKIITQTCEENYIILYAPVDVILSSNEVRQPDIVLVHRSRLDIIKKRGVEGAPDLVVEILSPSTLKRDKIDKLKVYSYYGIPEYWIVDPCTGVLEQFILADGRYELINIFQEDEIVTSPAISCASFTMADIIKEIPLHLM, from the coding sequence ATGAGCACTGACAAAACAAAAAAATTTAAAATAAAAGAAAGTGGGTTAACTTACGATGATTATGCCGCAATTGATGACGGGAATCGATATGAATTAGCGGCAGGCCAGTTACAGTTAATGAGTCCTGCTCCGACAGTTACCCATCAAATGATTAGCTTTGAACTGCAAAAAATAATTACGCAAACTTGCGAGGAGAATTACATTATTTTATATGCACCTGTCGATGTTATTCTGTCATCAAATGAAGTTAGACAGCCAGACATTGTTCTTGTTCACCGAAGTCGGCTCGACATTATTAAGAAACGAGGAGTGGAAGGAGCACCTGATTTAGTTGTTGAAATTCTCTCACCTTCCACATTAAAACGAGATAAAATTGATAAATTAAAAGTTTATTCTTACTATGGAATACCTGAATACTGGATTGTTGACCCATGTACGGGTGTCTTAGAGCAGTTTATCTTAGCGGATGGGCGTTATGAACTTATCAACATCTTTCAAGAAGATGAAATAGTCACCTCTCCAGCTATTTCTTGTGCTTCTTTTACTATGGCTGATATTATTAAGGAAATTCCATTGCATTTAATGTAA
- a CDS encoding helix-turn-helix transcriptional regulator: MFEINPIEFGNRLRKAIKIANTTQKDLAAEIGVSKTAINNYVGGRIPDAIILFRLSKSLNISIEWLLVGEDYKSLDNMISKDEFELIHLYKQCSKEQRDEIIQNIKIFLLKHDYSFKKSIDTLDEDEFKILELFRRLNYKDKLKIEGIIESKLIEYEMLKKGMSFTDRSGEEVAAKEKWNS, from the coding sequence ATGTTTGAAATTAATCCAATAGAATTTGGCAATCGATTAAGAAAGGCTATAAAAATAGCCAATACTACTCAAAAAGATTTAGCCGCGGAAATCGGTGTATCTAAAACTGCAATAAATAACTATGTTGGAGGGAGGATACCAGATGCAATTATTTTATTTAGACTTAGCAAAAGTTTAAACATTAGTATTGAATGGCTGCTAGTTGGTGAAGATTATAAATCATTAGATAATATGATTAGTAAAGATGAGTTCGAATTAATTCATTTATATAAACAATGTAGTAAGGAACAACGTGACGAAATTATTCAAAATATCAAAATTTTTTTATTGAAGCATGATTACAGTTTCAAAAAATCTATAGATACTCTTGATGAAGATGAATTTAAAATTCTAGAATTGTTCAGACGTTTGAATTATAAAGATAAGCTTAAAATTGAAGGGATAATTGAATCTAAATTAATAGAATATGAAATGTTAAAAAAAGGAATGTCATTTACAGATCGAAGCGGGGAAGAGGTAGCAGCTAAAGAAAAGTGGAATTCTTAA
- a CDS encoding methyl-accepting chemotaxis protein, whose product MKMTISQKLLGGFLAVLIILTTIAGIGYYQIDTVDNEYNHLINDRVNKLILVENLGLEAKSLQSHFRGYIILGDNTTIENFTKAHEKYLLISKEFHNIITLEKAKELIKELDKLENDFYIFSNRMIELKKQNKEDEYTSSIATEGRAIMNQFEQKQAELIDYQQNLLNDGNKAVTLKVAAVKKLFLILGVLAILLGLVIAYFIGRSISKPIVMLSKAAEQIASGNLSLDNINVKNRDEIGDLATSFNQMAKNLRNVIHQVGSSAAQVAATSEELTASAEQTGKATEQIAATMQEMATGAEKQVRKVEDTSAALNEVSTGIQHIATNANIVSTSAIETSDKAAEGNLALQTAVKQMNSINQTVMGLSEMIRGLSERSKEIGNINNVITDIAAQTNLLALNAAIEAARAAEHGRGFSVVAEEVRKLAEQSAQSAQQISQLISIIQKETENAVVSMESAATEVAEGIIIVDSAGKKFDEIQLSINEVTNQIQEVSTSAEEVSAGSEQVVASTKAITEIAEESASGTQNVAAAAEEQLASMEEITASASALSNMAEELQALINKFKV is encoded by the coding sequence ATGAAAATGACCATAAGCCAAAAACTATTAGGGGGATTTCTAGCTGTTTTAATAATATTAACAACTATTGCGGGTATAGGATACTATCAAATTGACACTGTTGACAACGAGTATAACCATCTAATCAATGATAGAGTTAATAAATTAATACTAGTTGAAAATTTAGGACTTGAAGCAAAAAGTTTACAGAGTCATTTCCGCGGTTATATCATTTTAGGAGATAATACAACCATAGAAAACTTTACTAAAGCACATGAAAAATATTTGCTTATAAGTAAAGAGTTCCACAATATTATTACACTTGAAAAGGCAAAAGAACTAATAAAAGAATTAGACAAATTGGAAAATGATTTTTATATATTCAGCAATCGAATGATTGAATTAAAAAAACAAAATAAAGAAGACGAATATACAAGTTCAATCGCTACTGAAGGAAGAGCAATTATGAATCAATTTGAACAAAAACAAGCAGAATTGATTGACTATCAACAAAATCTGTTAAACGACGGAAACAAAGCAGTAACACTAAAAGTTGCCGCCGTTAAAAAGTTGTTTTTAATTTTAGGTGTGCTCGCGATTTTGCTGGGCTTAGTTATTGCTTATTTTATTGGCAGATCAATTTCTAAACCAATTGTCATGCTATCAAAGGCAGCTGAACAAATCGCTTCTGGTAACCTCTCTTTAGACAATATAAATGTGAAAAACAGGGACGAAATTGGCGATTTGGCAACATCGTTCAATCAAATGGCGAAAAATTTACGAAATGTTATTCACCAAGTTGGATCTAGTGCTGCCCAAGTTGCCGCCACATCTGAAGAATTAACAGCAAGTGCTGAACAAACAGGTAAAGCAACTGAACAAATTGCCGCCACTATGCAAGAAATGGCGACAGGTGCAGAAAAACAAGTCCGTAAAGTGGAAGATACTTCTGCGGCCTTAAACGAAGTTTCTACAGGCATCCAACATATTGCAACGAATGCAAACATTGTCTCAACATCTGCCATCGAAACATCTGACAAAGCAGCGGAAGGTAATCTAGCCCTTCAAACGGCAGTGAAGCAGATGAATTCAATTAACCAAACGGTTATGGGCTTATCTGAAATGATTAGAGGATTAAGTGAACGATCAAAAGAAATAGGCAATATTAATAATGTCATCACCGATATTGCGGCACAAACAAATTTATTAGCTCTTAACGCGGCGATTGAAGCAGCTAGAGCCGCTGAGCATGGTCGTGGATTTTCAGTTGTCGCTGAGGAGGTTCGAAAATTAGCAGAACAATCGGCCCAATCCGCTCAGCAAATTTCACAACTAATTTCAATTATCCAAAAAGAAACGGAAAATGCAGTAGTATCAATGGAAAGTGCAGCCACAGAGGTAGCCGAAGGAATTATTATTGTTGACTCTGCCGGAAAAAAATTCGATGAAATACAACTTTCCATTAATGAAGTGACAAATCAAATCCAAGAAGTTTCAACTTCAGCCGAGGAAGTATCCGCTGGGTCTGAACAGGTTGTCGCTTCAACGAAAGCCATTACTGAAATTGCTGAAGAATCCGCATCTGGCACACAAAATGTAGCAGCCGCTGCAGAGGAACAATTAGCCTCCATGGAGGAAATTACAGCTTCTGCTTCCGCTCTTTCCAATATGGCTGAAGAATTGCAAGCATTAATTAACAAGTTTAAGGTTTAA